ACGCTGTTAATCAGCGTGGTCGCGATCGGTTTTATTGTTCAGACGCTGCTAAAAAGCACGGCCTTTCCCCGCGCTGATTCATATGACAAGGCCTCGGTGACTCCGCCCAGCCTATATCTTACGTCAGCGAAGTTTCCCAGCGAAACCAGTACAATAACCTGTGCCACGGGTTGCGACCTGACGGAATCTCAGAAGGGCGATATCGCCAACTGGTCGGAAAATTATCAAAGCTGGAAACAATCACAGGATATGACTGCCCGGCGGCAACGCGACTTAGTGGCCGCGATTTCAGTCTTGTTAGTAGCGCTGCCCTTGTTCTATGTCCATTATCGCATTATCCAAAAGGAAAACGCGGCTCAGACGCCTGATCAGCGATCATTGCGCATGATCCGGCCCACCTATTTCTATATTGCCACCTTTGTCGGCTTGGGCATGATTATCACGTTCGGATCGCTGCTGATCAATCTGGTGCTCAAAACTTACCTGTTTCCCAAGGCCAACACGGCTGACAATAGCTCCGACTCTTATATGATGGCAGTGTCACCAGAAACATCCGGCGCCGGTACGATACAAGACTGCGCCACAGCTTGTAATCTTGACGCCAAATACGTTGCATCGGCTGAGCAATATCAGGTTGATTACCAAGATTGGCAAAACCGGAATCGCAGCGCGGGGCGCAATGATAGCGAAGCCGCGCGGGATATTGCGTTTCTGGTCGCGGCGATACCGTTATTCTGGTATCATTGGTCGAAGATTCGGAAGGAAAGCCGCGATTCAAGCGCACCAAACCAAGCAAATAACTAGATTAATAACAACCTACTGTCAATATGAAAATAGAAATCAAACGTGATTTGTGCATCAGTGCCGCTTCGTGCGTGGCCATCGCGCCGGGGGTGTTCCAACTCGACTCAGAATCAAAAGTTTATCTGGTCGATCCGAAGGCAGCCGATGAAGCAACCATACTTGAAGCCGCCAAGTCTTGCCCGACCCAAGCGATCGTAATCAAGGATGACTCCGGCCAACAGATATTTCCAGCGTAATAACAGAAATAAAATAACAGAAAGATCCTCGGACGGGGATTTTTCTTATTTGGGTTGAGTTATATTACATTCTGTGTATACTGTGATTATGACAAAAACCATTACGAAAGCTTCTCCAGCCAAGTTCAGCCTAAAACAACGGGTCAAAGTTGTGATCGACCAGATCAGACCAGCCGTGCAAGGTGATGGTGGAGACGTGGAATTAGTCGATGTCCAATCCGGCGTTGTATTACTGCGGCTAACCGGAGCCTGCGCTACCTGTCCCATGTCATCGATTACCTTGAAGCTTGGCATTGAACAGCAATTGAAGCAAAAGGTAAAAGGAGTAAAAGAGGTGGTGCAGGTAGATTAGATTATTGGTTGATTGAGTTATTTAGATCAATCAAATCAAATGTAGTGGAAACCTTCAGGTTTCTACGCCTTTAATATCAACCATTTATCCGAATAGACATATTTACCTGTTGATAACATTGACGGGCGGCTGTATTTGTTTTTTCGTTGAAGTTGTGCTATAATAAAAACCGAAAATATGGAAAATACAAACGTAAATCAACCGGTATCGGCTAGCGTCAGCAATGTACCCGCTGCTGATGACATTGCAGCCCAAATAAGCCAAGCCATTTCCAGTCAGACGCCCAAGGCGTGCCTGCAAGCTTTGTCGTTGTTGTCAGGCCATAATGCCAACCAGATACCCGACGTGGAAAATAGTCGGAAAAGGCTCAAAGTATTGGCGATGCCCTTGCTGAATGCCAATGATATAGCGACGATATTTTCCAACTCTTTATCGACGATATTCGAGTACCCAGTACCCGACCGGCTGCGCGTCAGGCTGCTTTCGTTGCCCAATGACCAGCGTGACGAAATTAAACGCCAAGTCGAAAACAATCTGATGGCCAATATCCAGCCATTCATTGGAGGATCGTCAATTAGCCCGTCTGAATGGATTGCGCGCTGGCTGTTGGTTGACCAGCCGGTAGCGGAGTTTGCCAAGTACGATCCGGATTATCAGAAACTGAGCCAAGCCGACCAATTGTGCGTCGAACGCCTTTTGTCTACTTACCAGATGGTCAGCCATTCTTCGGCCACGATTGAAGGGGTTGATGAGGAAATTGTCATGCGCGACGAATCCGGACGTCTTAAGGTCTTGAGAAATGGCCGAGTGATGGAGTTAAATAGTGATCGGTTTGAGGATAGTCCGGTAACAACGGCTCTGCCACCCATTCCGCCAGATACCAAACCGGTCGCCAAATCCGCACCACCCCCGCCGCCCAAAGTTGTGATGCCGCCGCCAACCCTGCCTGTTGTGCCAGAAATTCCACCAGCAGTCAAAACTATCAAACCCACGCCGAAACCCGAGCCGATCATCACACGGGCGCCAGACATGCTGCCTCGAGCCAAGCCGACCCTGCCGCCAGCAGTTTCAACCGTGGCGGATAAGCCGAGATTCTTTTTTCACGAGGAAGATGAAGCGGACATAGCCAAACATCGGGCCAAACTAGCTAACGAAGCATCGATTGGAGCGGCTAATTTTTCTCAAGCCATAAATCAGCTGGTTAAGGACTACGGCGTTGAATTGCCCGATGAACAAACGCGGGCACGCTTTGAAAATATCATCACGTCACGTTTCAATGACGTGCGCGATTTGATTGAAACCAAGGCGATGCTCAGCCGACCGACTAAGATCGGCGGAGTCGGCTTGCCTCCTGAAGTAGTCGATCAGCTCACCAGCCAACTCGAAGAACAGGCTCGGCTGGTGCATGAAGCCAAAAGTCCACCGCCTCCGGTTGAAAAACCTCACATATCCGAACCGCCATCCCCGTCATCCAACGTTGCTCCACCCCCGCCCGAACGACCGACTGCGCCGGAGGTTCAACCCGTCGTCCAACCTAAGCCGCTAGAAAAAGCTAAGCCGGTCGTGGTAACGGCGACAAAAAAAGAGCCATCCGCGGTAAAGCCACCACCTGTAAATAGCCCTCCGCCACCAGTGATCAAGCGGCCAATCGACGGCATTAGACCGGTCGTGTCTGACATTCGACCGCCGACTCGGGTAATGGGCCCGATTGAAGAGTTGGCGGCGCTAACCATCGATGATTACCGCCGATTGGGGCGCAATTTGGCCGAATCAAACGATAAGGTAATGGAAAAGCTTGATCTACTGGAAGAGGAATCCTTCCTGAAGCGCGATGAGGGCGTCAAAGCTTGGAAGACCAGCCCGACGCACAAGTTGTATCTGGCGATTGGCCGAGCCAGCATGGAAAAAAACTTAGCCGTCACGGACGTGATTCGGCAATATAACGAAAATGGAAGTAACACTATGACGCCTCAGGAGTTCGAGGCGCTGGCCGATTTAAACAAACGGATAAGTTACTAGTTCGAATATGCCTCTGCAATTTACTGTGCCACAATTTATCGACGTTGAAGACAAGATAATCGGACCGATTTCGGTACGTCAATTCTTAGTTATTCTGGGCGGCGGCATTATGGTAACGGCATGTTACTTTATCTTTACCTTCATTCCATTCATTATCATCTCGGTTGTTTTGTTGGGCATTACTGCCATGTTTGCCTTTTATCGGATCAATGGACAACCATTCCATGTGTTTCTTCTAAATATATTAACTACGTCGCGGCGCCCAAGATTGAAAGTTTGGCACAAACATCTAGCAGATGAGGATATTCGAATGCAGCGTGAAAAGTCAGTTGATCTGTCTCTTCAAGCGCCCAGCAGTAAGCCCACTCCCAGTACCAGCCGGCTCCAAGAACTGTCTTTGATCGTTGACACGGGCGGGGCTTATGGTGAGGAATCTTGGGAGGTGGCTCGCGAGAACGATTTGCTGTAAAATTACCCTATGGCTACCACAAAAAAAACCAGCATACCTTCAACGCAGAGGTATCTGCCAATTGCCGAAATAAAGGACGACGCGGTGGTAATGAAGGATGGCACCCTGCGGGCGGTGATCCTGGTCTCGTCGATTAACTTTGCCTTGAAGTCGGAAGATGAACAAAATGCCATTATCCAGGCATATACCCAATTTCTCAACTCATTTGAATTCCCGGTCCAGATTATTATTCAATCTCGGAAACTAGATATTGATGAATATTTAGCCCGATTGGAAAAAACCGAGAAGGAACAGACCAACGA
This sequence is a window from Patescibacteria group bacterium. Protein-coding genes within it:
- a CDS encoding DUF5671 domain-containing protein; the protein is MDSSNMIFAILPAFIGAAVIFAIIFAVVAIVEGRHTAAKSGIIKQIYFYLVSILTLLISVVAIGFIVQTLLKSTAFPRADSYDKASVTPPSLYLTSAKFPSETSTITCATGCDLTESQKGDIANWSENYQSWKQSQDMTARRQRDLVAAISVLLVALPLFYVHYRIIQKENAAQTPDQRSLRMIRPTYFYIATFVGLGMIITFGSLLINLVLKTYLFPKANTADNSSDSYMMAVSPETSGAGTIQDCATACNLDAKYVASAEQYQVDYQDWQNRNRSAGRNDSEAARDIAFLVAAIPLFWYHWSKIRKESRDSSAPNQANN
- a CDS encoding PrgI family protein, translating into MPLQFTVPQFIDVEDKIIGPISVRQFLVILGGGIMVTACYFIFTFIPFIIISVVLLGITAMFAFYRINGQPFHVFLLNILTTSRRPRLKVWHKHLADEDIRMQREKSVDLSLQAPSSKPTPSTSRLQELSLIVDTGGAYGEESWEVARENDLL
- a CDS encoding ferredoxin produces the protein MKIEIKRDLCISAASCVAIAPGVFQLDSESKVYLVDPKAADEATILEAAKSCPTQAIVIKDDSGQQIFPA
- a CDS encoding NifU family protein produces the protein MTKTITKASPAKFSLKQRVKVVIDQIRPAVQGDGGDVELVDVQSGVVLLRLTGACATCPMSSITLKLGIEQQLKQKVKGVKEVVQVD